One part of the Anopheles coustani chromosome 2, idAnoCousDA_361_x.2, whole genome shotgun sequence genome encodes these proteins:
- the LOC131266047 gene encoding nidogen-like, with protein sequence MDSRSKQIRTIVSDVTDTYYLAATNEIIFWSNYGSDTIESINQDGVRRKALSKPNNATEYESSQLIPVADVCPLFYSPCAVENGGCPENSICLPNPRAQSGKICKSTIS encoded by the exons ATGGATAGTCGTAGTAAGCAGATCCGCACGATTGTCAGCGATGTTACCGACACTTATTATTTAGCCGCAACCAATGAGATAATTTTTTGGTCGAACTACGGCAG TGACACGATCGAAAGTATTAACCAGGATGGGGTGCGTCGAAAAGCTTTATCAAAACCGAATAATGCAACGGAATATGAAAGCTCCCAGTTAATCCCCGTGGCCGATGTCTGTCCGTTGTTCTACAGTCCGTGTGCCGTGGAAAATGGTGGATGTCCAGAAAACTCAATCTGCCTTCCCAATCCGCGTGCCCAATCTGGCAAAATCTGTAAAAGCACCATTTCCTAA